Proteins found in one Deltaproteobacteria bacterium genomic segment:
- a CDS encoding NUDIX hydrolase yields the protein MDSQNINSRDVWQGRMLKVSIDTVSLPNGNSVDLEIIRHPGAAAILPIDDQNRVVLVRQVRHATGGWLLEIPAGKLDDKEEPETCARRELREETGLVAGKLTPMGVIWTTPGFTDERIWLFLATELSEVKQSLDVDEVLTIERYEFDDALTMAINGEIEDSKSICALLRARHYL from the coding sequence ATGGACTCTCAAAATATTAATTCGCGTGATGTCTGGCAAGGGCGCATGCTAAAAGTCAGTATCGATACAGTTTCTCTACCAAATGGCAATAGTGTTGATCTTGAAATTATTCGTCATCCAGGTGCAGCTGCAATATTACCAATAGATGATCAAAATCGTGTCGTTTTAGTTCGTCAAGTACGACATGCTACGGGTGGGTGGTTACTCGAAATACCGGCAGGAAAACTCGATGATAAAGAAGAGCCTGAAACATGTGCTAGGCGTGAATTACGTGAAGAGACGGGTTTAGTGGCTGGCAAACTTACACCTATGGGGGTTATTTGGACTACACCTGGCTTCACTGATGAACGTATTTGGCTTTTTCTTGCAACAGAATTATCTGAAGTGAAACAGTCTTTGGATGTAGATGAAGTTTTAACTATTGAACGTTATGAGTTCGATGATGCTTTAACGATGGCAATAAATGGAGAAATAGAAGATAGTAAATCAATTTGTGCCTTATTGCGTGCTCGCCATTATCTTTAA
- a CDS encoding S49 family peptidase, translated as MKKIFVRLAIGFTTFWLVVFVIVIIALLMHETVKSDSILKITLAGPLTEQKTPRLAALFDEQHSFSIREIIESIKSAANDSRIKGLVLEVQQSTGSVASLNEIEEAMAYFRESGKWNAAFIETAGELSSGDAILALAATANEIYLAPSGQINLTGLRLVVPFFKGTLKKLEIEPYVAKRYQYKNAPDTFTENSFSIAHKESIKTLTDDLESTVAEHLAKRRKVTTEVIAKWQEASPINSKEAHEKGLVDHLAYWNTVATIAQKKAGRDDCFVSLSNYINAHTLHKNGRKIALIVGSGEIHRGNSSSLLNGGPDIGCATMVKAFSNARQQNVAGILFRINSPGGSYVASDIIRHEIELCHAQKIPVVVSMGTYAASGGYLATLGADHVVATPGTITGSIGVYAMSFATRRFWQNLLGVTFDVYATNPNAVDLWFLDPPNKRERMALDRDLDRIYQDFIVKTATARKKSSDEIDAIAKGKIWSGKSAVANGLVDELGGIEVALNRLKSLAKIKDTDDVNIIELPIDDGPFAMLQQLTSKASYFSNIRSSKLRQAINTAARWSNSDNESLLMLPKGFSVRF; from the coding sequence ATGAAGAAAATTTTTGTAAGACTTGCCATCGGGTTTACCACTTTTTGGTTGGTTGTTTTTGTAATAGTAATTATCGCTTTATTGATGCATGAGACCGTAAAAAGTGACAGTATATTAAAGATTACGTTAGCAGGGCCACTAACTGAACAAAAAACGCCAAGACTAGCAGCTTTGTTTGATGAACAGCACTCTTTCAGCATACGTGAAATTATAGAGAGTATAAAATCAGCTGCCAATGATTCACGTATAAAAGGTCTAGTGCTTGAAGTTCAACAGAGCACAGGTAGTGTTGCTTCACTAAATGAAATAGAAGAAGCTATGGCTTATTTTCGCGAAAGCGGAAAATGGAACGCCGCCTTCATTGAAACTGCGGGAGAGTTGTCATCTGGTGATGCAATTCTTGCTCTAGCTGCGACTGCAAATGAGATCTATTTAGCGCCTAGTGGTCAAATTAACTTAACTGGTTTGCGTTTGGTGGTGCCATTTTTCAAAGGTACATTAAAAAAATTAGAAATTGAGCCTTATGTTGCTAAACGCTATCAATATAAAAACGCTCCTGATACCTTTACTGAAAATAGTTTTTCAATAGCTCATAAAGAATCAATAAAAACTCTCACCGATGACTTAGAATCAACAGTTGCTGAACATTTAGCAAAACGGCGTAAAGTAACAACCGAAGTAATTGCAAAATGGCAAGAAGCTAGCCCAATAAATTCAAAAGAAGCACATGAAAAGGGGTTGGTTGATCACTTGGCCTATTGGAATACTGTTGCTACAATAGCCCAAAAAAAAGCTGGCCGTGATGATTGTTTCGTATCGTTATCCAATTATATCAATGCTCATACGTTACATAAAAATGGAAGAAAAATTGCACTAATTGTTGGTAGCGGTGAAATACATCGCGGCAATAGTTCATCACTATTAAATGGTGGGCCAGATATTGGCTGTGCAACAATGGTTAAAGCATTTAGTAATGCTCGTCAGCAAAATGTTGCTGGTATTTTATTTAGAATTAATAGTCCGGGGGGCTCATATGTGGCAAGTGATATTATTCGTCATGAAATTGAGTTGTGTCATGCTCAAAAAATTCCCGTAGTAGTTTCAATGGGAACTTATGCAGCATCTGGAGGATATCTTGCTACATTAGGTGCAGATCATGTAGTTGCAACACCAGGAACGATTACAGGTAGTATAGGGGTTTATGCCATGTCGTTTGCAACTCGACGTTTTTGGCAAAATCTATTAGGTGTAACCTTTGATGTTTATGCAACAAATCCTAATGCAGTAGACCTGTGGTTTCTTGACCCGCCAAATAAACGAGAACGCATGGCTCTCGATAGAGATCTCGATCGTATCTACCAAGATTTTATCGTTAAGACAGCTACTGCACGTAAAAAATCCTCAGATGAGATAGATGCCATTGCTAAAGGTAAAATATGGTCAGGCAAATCAGCGGTCGCCAATGGCCTTGTTGATGAATTAGGAGGTATAGAGGTTGCATTAAATCGTTTGAAATCATTAGCAAAAATTAAAGATACAGATGATGTCAATATAATTGAATTACCTATTGACGATGGACCTTTTGCTATGCTGCAGCAACTGACAAGCAAAGCTAGTTATTTCAGTAATATCAGATCATCAAAACTACGTCAGGCGATTAATACCGCTGCTCGTTGGTCAAATTCAGACAACGAAAGTTTGCTTATGTTGCCAAAAGGATTTAGCGTTCGGTTCTAA
- a CDS encoding protein tyrosine phosphatase produces MLERFDAALARFVDNAHRRPELFSVNRSKLYSLAEKQELLTTWSELFAYFSSIEQIRRRYINFLILSPDDPRFAWGFLLTHAALASELAHGLVFADIILDNRQIETLFDERNDELGLPLNSFAAFKLQTIHVATTSQFYAGMMWMKIAHKELQKQQAFTSDIVTRLWDTATVNTEVAGNSLKQKGIKLYTGNALDILKEQTAKVVFPMQKSFATWAGDTRVARDGQPLIQQKLREALIKKLRPGDIIVTRQNWFLSNIGLPGFWPHAELYIGTPADLKAYFDSDPEFKAWLEIQPEDVRSFTDLLERRFNQKWSVYANGKDFQGHQPIRIIEAISEGVSFTATEHAFGVDYLGAMRPKLSRLAKAKAIIRAFAFVGRPYDFDFDFFSDNTLVCTELVYKSYQPTGLSIPLVNIAGRRTLPANEIVKFYANQATNKLHQLDFVAFIDGRENQGDAVFSDEISFRDSYKRPKWDIVQK; encoded by the coding sequence TTGCTTGAGAGATTTGATGCCGCATTAGCTCGTTTTGTAGATAATGCACATAGACGACCTGAATTATTTTCAGTTAATCGCAGTAAATTATACTCGCTTGCCGAAAAGCAAGAATTATTGACTACTTGGTCTGAATTATTTGCATATTTCTCATCTATTGAACAAATTAGAAGACGGTATATAAACTTTTTGATTTTAAGTCCTGATGACCCACGTTTTGCTTGGGGCTTTTTGCTCACTCATGCAGCGCTTGCATCTGAGTTAGCACATGGTTTGGTTTTTGCAGACATTATTTTAGACAATCGACAAATTGAAACACTTTTTGATGAGCGTAATGACGAGCTTGGATTGCCATTAAACTCATTTGCCGCTTTTAAATTGCAAACAATACATGTAGCCACAACATCGCAGTTTTATGCTGGTATGATGTGGATGAAAATTGCTCATAAAGAGCTGCAAAAACAACAAGCATTTACTTCAGATATTGTGACTCGTTTATGGGATACAGCGACAGTTAATACTGAAGTTGCAGGCAATAGTTTAAAACAAAAAGGAATTAAACTATACACGGGCAATGCTCTTGATATTTTAAAAGAACAAACAGCTAAAGTTGTTTTTCCGATGCAAAAGTCATTTGCAACTTGGGCCGGAGATACTCGTGTAGCTCGTGATGGACAGCCACTAATTCAACAAAAATTACGTGAAGCTTTAATAAAAAAGTTAAGACCCGGAGACATTATTGTCACCAGACAAAATTGGTTTTTATCAAATATTGGCTTACCGGGTTTTTGGCCACATGCAGAATTATATATTGGCACACCAGCAGATCTGAAGGCCTATTTTGATTCTGATCCAGAATTCAAAGCTTGGTTAGAAATTCAACCAGAGGATGTAAGAAGTTTTACCGATTTACTTGAAAGAAGGTTTAACCAAAAGTGGAGTGTCTATGCAAATGGTAAAGACTTTCAAGGGCATCAGCCGATTCGGATAATTGAGGCGATCAGTGAAGGGGTAAGTTTTACTGCCACAGAACATGCATTTGGTGTTGATTATCTTGGCGCAATGCGACCAAAGTTATCCCGCTTAGCCAAAGCTAAAGCCATTATTCGTGCTTTTGCTTTTGTAGGCCGACCATATGATTTTGATTTTGACTTTTTTTCAGACAATACTTTGGTATGCACTGAACTCGTATATAAATCATATCAACCAACTGGTTTGAGCATTCCTTTAGTTAATATCGCTGGTCGACGAACATTACCAGCCAATGAAATAGTTAAATTTTATGCAAATCAAGCAACAAACAAACTACATCAACTTGATTTTGTTGCATTTATCGATGGAAGAGAGAATCAGGGCGATGCAGTTTTCTCAGATGA